A section of the Campylobacter porcelli genome encodes:
- the bioD gene encoding dethiobiotin synthase → MSKKIFITGTSTDVGKSYISALVVKKMREFGLNVGYFKPVSSGNLADDEIIPLDVKFVRDFAKIELNYSQMSAYNFIKPYSPHLSAKNENKSVNMDTIISKLNNLDEICDFMVVEGAGGVICPLRYDDEKIMLLDLIKALNLSVIIVADAALGAINQTGLTSFYLRQNGVDIKGVVLNNFDENCPICVDNKKMINELFGLKILSCVKRDELSLDISKDEILNIFN, encoded by the coding sequence ATGAGTAAAAAGATATTTATTACTGGGACTAGCACTGATGTAGGCAAGAGCTATATAAGTGCGTTGGTAGTTAAAAAAATGCGTGAATTTGGACTAAATGTCGGCTATTTCAAGCCAGTTTCAAGCGGAAATTTAGCAGATGATGAGATAATCCCGCTTGATGTAAAATTCGTGCGTGATTTTGCTAAGATTGAGCTAAATTACTCTCAAATGAGTGCTTATAATTTTATCAAGCCCTATTCTCCGCATTTATCAGCTAAAAATGAGAATAAAAGCGTAAATATGGACACAATCATATCTAAGCTTAATAATCTAGATGAAATTTGCGATTTTATGGTGGTTGAAGGGGCTGGTGGAGTGATATGTCCGCTTAGATATGATGATGAGAAGATAATGCTACTTGATCTGATAAAAGCTCTAAATTTAAGCGTTATAATAGTCGCAGACGCAGCCCTTGGAGCGATCAATCAAACTGGGCTAACTAGCTTTTATCTAAGGCAAAATGGCGTTGATATAAAGGGTGTGGTATTAAATAATTTTGATGAGAATTGCCCCATTTGCGTAGATAATAAAAAGATGATAAATGAGCTATTTGGTCTAAAAATTTTATCTTGTGTAAAAAGAGATGAGCTAAGCTTAGATATAAGCAAAGATGAGATTTTAAATATTTTTAATTAA
- the bioA gene encoding adenosylmethionine--8-amino-7-oxononanoate transaminase, producing MLLDIAKMDLELIWHPCSQMYDYKELPPIVIKRGKGVKIYDENDKEYIDIISSWWCNLLGHSNEYINSAIKNQLDEIEHVIFANFTHEGAVRLASRLKQILPPKLSKFNFSDNGSSAVESALKMAFQYQHQVGNTHKNKFICLSGAYHGETIGALSVGALDLYAKIYEPMLLKAIRIKAPDMYRSEFEGDSDEIAMKYFKRYVVPVFEQHGKESVALIVEPILQAAAGMKIYPPLYLKKLRQICDEYEVLLIADEIATGFGRTGRMFACEHADISPDIMTLSKGLTGGYMPMSITATTNEIYDAFYAPYSQGKAFMHSHTYSGNPLGCAAANAVLDIFESQNILSQAQNNAIYLKNEINSALSSHKNVGQIRSIGLINAIELVEQKDGKKAFNPALRTGYQIYKKALKNGLILRPLGDVIYFNPPLNIQKDEMNEAIQRCVKSIDEVLGGF from the coding sequence ATGCTTTTGGATATAGCAAAGATGGATTTAGAGCTAATATGGCATCCGTGTTCGCAAATGTATGATTATAAGGAGCTACCGCCAATTGTGATAAAGCGTGGCAAGGGGGTTAAAATTTATGATGAAAATGATAAAGAGTATATCGATATAATCAGCTCTTGGTGGTGTAATCTACTAGGGCATTCAAATGAGTATATAAATAGTGCTATTAAAAATCAGCTTGATGAGATTGAGCATGTGATATTTGCCAATTTCACGCACGAAGGGGCTGTGAGATTAGCTAGTAGATTAAAGCAAATTTTACCGCCTAAACTAAGCAAATTTAACTTTTCCGATAATGGTAGCTCAGCTGTAGAGAGTGCGCTTAAGATGGCGTTTCAGTATCAGCACCAAGTAGGCAATACGCATAAGAATAAATTTATTTGCTTAAGTGGTGCTTATCACGGCGAGACTATCGGAGCGTTGAGCGTTGGGGCGCTTGATTTGTATGCTAAAATTTATGAGCCAATGCTCTTAAAAGCCATCCGCATAAAAGCCCCTGATATGTATAGAAGTGAATTTGAAGGTGATAGCGATGAGATCGCTATGAAATATTTCAAGCGGTATGTTGTGCCAGTTTTTGAACAACACGGCAAAGAGAGCGTGGCTTTGATAGTTGAGCCTATACTTCAAGCCGCAGCTGGAATGAAGATATATCCGCCTTTATATCTTAAGAAGCTAAGGCAAATTTGCGATGAGTATGAGGTGCTACTAATAGCTGATGAGATCGCTACTGGATTTGGTCGGACTGGGCGGATGTTTGCTTGTGAGCATGCGGATATTAGCCCTGATATTATGACACTTTCAAAGGGGCTAACTGGCGGATATATGCCAATGTCTATTACGGCTACTACTAATGAAATTTATGACGCTTTTTACGCACCATATTCGCAAGGCAAGGCGTTTATGCACTCTCATACATATAGTGGTAATCCGCTTGGGTGCGCTGCGGCAAATGCGGTTTTGGATATATTTGAGAGTCAAAATATATTAAGCCAAGCTCAAAATAACGCAATCTATCTAAAAAATGAGATAAACTCCGCTCTAAGCTCACATAAAAATGTAGGTCAAATTCGCTCCATCGGGCTAATAAATGCAATTGAGCTAGTGGAGCAAAAAGATGGTAAAAAGGCGTTTAACCCAGCCTTAAGAACCGGATATCAAATTTATAAAAAGGCTTTAAAAAATGGTCTTATACTAAGGCCGCTTGGCGATGTGATATACTTCAATCCGCCGCTAAATATCCAAAAAGATGAGATGAATGAAGCGATACAAAGATGCGTAAAAAGCATAGATGAGGTACTTGGGGGATTTTAG
- a CDS encoding biotin synthase, protein MRFKGAKFYDIYAKPQIYAADILINSLKNYRQNYDDIYEIGAGSGVLTRLILSQLECKNLILNDLYESEFMSKFSTQIGDITQLKIKNKQDLIISSSVFQWINELDNLSYSLKFSLKNGGILAFSTFIDGTLKELSSFTNQSLEYKNLAQLRAIFSKNFEILNAQESQIKLKFSNLKELLTHLKHTGVNNIKGEFKLTKSSFEALNSHFKNDFSLSYKFAILILKN, encoded by the coding sequence TTGAGATTTAAGGGTGCTAAATTCTATGATATTTACGCAAAACCGCAAATTTACGCTGCGGATATTTTGATAAATAGCCTTAAAAATTATAGGCAAAATTACGATGATATTTATGAGATTGGTGCTGGAAGCGGGGTTTTGACAAGGCTGATTTTAAGCCAGTTAGAGTGTAAAAATTTGATTTTAAATGACCTTTATGAGAGTGAATTTATGAGTAAATTTAGCACTCAAATAGGCGATATTACGCAGTTAAAAATTAAAAATAAACAAGATTTAATCATCTCAAGCTCAGTTTTTCAATGGATAAATGAGCTTGACAATTTAAGCTATAGCCTAAAATTTAGCTTAAAAAATGGCGGGATTTTAGCCTTTAGCACATTTATAGATGGCACACTTAAGGAGCTTTCAAGCTTTACAAATCAGAGCTTAGAGTATAAAAATCTAGCCCAGCTAAGAGCAATTTTTAGCAAAAATTTTGAAATTTTAAACGCACAAGAGAGCCAAATCAAGCTTAAATTTAGCAATTTAAAAGAGCTTTTAACCCATCTTAAACATACTGGTGTAAATAATATAAAGGGCGAATTTAAGCTTACAAAAAGCAGTTTTGAGGCCTTAAATTCGCACTTTAAGAATGATTTTAGCCTAAGTTATAAATTTGCTATTTTAATCTTAAAAAACTAA
- a CDS encoding class I SAM-dependent methyltransferase — protein sequence MSGYISNLKGFKYPDAELIRYFFKNHLNTNPQKVLELGCNNGNNLSVFASYDYEVIGVELNLQNVENANFNFTNVYGFDKFKFINQDMREFCKSAKGLKAGVLLIPNVINYITKSDFITLLDNIIKNELIEPNSDFFIRARSIKDHRYGLGEQIDDGVFILSGDEYSGEKGIICSCYKEYELVEILKSKLNLRDFTLITSENLNVKSGVYIKDSDIIIYGKIN from the coding sequence ATGAGTGGTTATATTTCAAATTTAAAAGGCTTTAAATATCCAGATGCTGAGCTTATACGCTATTTTTTCAAAAATCATCTAAACACAAATCCCCAAAAAGTCCTAGAACTAGGCTGTAATAATGGTAATAATCTATCTGTTTTTGCTAGTTATGATTATGAAGTTATCGGAGTTGAGCTTAATTTGCAAAATGTAGAAAATGCTAATTTTAATTTTACTAATGTATATGGATTTGATAAATTTAAATTTATTAATCAAGATATGAGGGAGTTTTGTAAGAGTGCTAAAGGGTTAAAAGCTGGTGTTTTACTAATACCAAATGTGATAAACTATATCACAAAATCCGATTTTATAACCCTTTTAGATAATATAATTAAAAATGAATTAATAGAGCCAAATAGCGACTTTTTCATAAGAGCAAGAAGTATAAAAGATCATAGATATGGTCTTGGAGAGCAGATTGATGATGGGGTATTTATCCTTAGTGGCGATGAGTATAGCGGCGAAAAGGGGATAATTTGTAGTTGCTATAAAGAGTATGAACTAGTAGAAATCTTAAAATCAAAATTAAATTTAAGAGATTTTACACTTATTACAAGCGAAAATTTAAATGTAAAAAGCGGAGTATATATCAAAGATAGTGATATAATAATTTATGGAAAAATCAATTAG
- a CDS encoding pimeloyl-ACP methyl esterase BioG family protein has product MKIDLIKDSKKLIVLFLGYGFDKSSISHLELGDYGLLVVSDYSDLRFDGEILANKDIYLISWSMGVWAANLALQNTPLKVAIAINGTPFGIDEKYGIKKDIFYKSISEFDFESFKKLCFLGINEQKFQDFTFNQNAKIELINLYKNAILPCQNHILWNRAYVSKRDLIFDNSAVLAYFKDKAKIINAPHFAFFNFKSFGEIVEI; this is encoded by the coding sequence ATGAAAATCGATCTCATTAAAGATTCTAAAAAACTCATTGTATTATTCTTAGGTTATGGCTTTGATAAAAGTAGCATTAGCCACTTAGAGCTTGGAGATTATGGGCTTTTGGTGGTTAGTGATTATAGCGATTTAAGGTTTGATGGGGAGATTTTAGCTAATAAAGATATATATTTAATCTCTTGGTCTATGGGCGTTTGGGCTGCGAATTTGGCGCTACAAAACACCCCCTTAAAGGTCGCAATCGCCATAAATGGCACCCCTTTTGGTATAGATGAGAAGTATGGGATTAAAAAAGATATTTTTTATAAAAGTATAAGCGAGTTTGATTTTGAAAGCTTTAAAAAACTCTGTTTTTTAGGCATTAATGAGCAAAAATTTCAAGATTTTACATTTAATCAAAACGCTAAAATCGAGCTTATAAATCTTTATAAAAATGCTATTTTACCTTGCCAAAACCATATTTTATGGAACAGAGCTTATGTTAGTAAGCGTGATTTGATCTTTGATAATAGTGCGGTTTTAGCATATTTTAAGGATAAAGCTAAGATTATAAATGCTCCACATTTTGCATTTTTTAACTTTAAAAGCTTTGGAGAGATAGTTGAGATTTAA
- a CDS encoding aminotransferase class I/II-fold pyridoxal phosphate-dependent enzyme produces MFDIQKAKQDDNFRELKRSKISSKFLNLNGKNLLNLGSNDYLGIASSVALRDEFLKICLNRDWYFGSGASRLVYTSSDEFERLESWFESKFKKSALIFNSGYCANLSCISALNDSDTLFLADKLIHASMIDALKLANANFKRYAHNDNEALESLIKQNQGNVKRIIILSEAIFSMDGDRADIEFMLSLKRRYDNVMLYIDEAHSFFALSELGICGDMGCDIDFILVTLSKAVGSSGAVILSSGEFKDIFINSARSLIYSTSIPPINVAWSNFILAKDHSKRRENLANLINFLNLNSTHICPFVVGENAKALELSNALNELGCFVPAIRPPTVPKGKARLRISLRADLECGDLANLKRLLDENRSH; encoded by the coding sequence ATGTTTGATATACAAAAAGCAAAGCAAGATGATAATTTTAGAGAGTTAAAGCGCTCTAAGATAAGCTCAAAATTTCTAAATTTAAATGGCAAAAATCTGCTAAATTTAGGTAGTAATGACTATTTAGGCATAGCAAGTAGTGTAGCCTTAAGAGATGAATTTTTAAAAATTTGCCTTAATAGGGATTGGTATTTTGGCTCTGGGGCTAGTAGGCTAGTCTATACTTCAAGTGATGAATTTGAGCGTTTGGAGAGTTGGTTTGAGAGTAAATTTAAAAAAAGTGCGTTAATTTTCAACTCTGGATATTGTGCGAATTTGAGCTGTATCAGTGCGTTAAATGATAGTGATACTCTATTTTTAGCTGATAAATTAATACACGCAAGTATGATTGATGCATTAAAGCTAGCAAATGCGAATTTCAAACGCTACGCCCATAATGATAATGAAGCCTTAGAGAGTTTAATTAAGCAAAATCAAGGCAATGTTAAACGCATTATAATCCTAAGCGAAGCTATTTTTAGCATGGATGGGGATAGGGCTGATATAGAGTTTATGCTATCATTAAAAAGGCGTTATGATAATGTAATGCTGTATATCGATGAGGCTCACTCGTTTTTTGCTTTAAGTGAGCTTGGAATTTGCGGCGATATGGGTTGTGATATTGACTTTATCCTTGTTACGCTTAGTAAGGCTGTAGGAAGTAGCGGGGCTGTGATTTTAAGCAGTGGGGAATTTAAAGATATATTTATAAATAGCGCTAGAAGCTTGATATATTCTACCTCTATACCGCCTATAAATGTAGCGTGGAGTAATTTTATCCTAGCCAAAGACCACTCAAAACGGCGTGAAAATCTAGCAAATTTGATAAATTTTCTAAATCTTAATTCAACCCATATCTGTCCTTTTGTGGTTGGGGAAAATGCTAAGGCTTTAGAGCTATCAAATGCCTTAAATGAGCTTGGCTGCTTCGTCCCAGCTATCCGCCCACCTACAGTCCCAAAGGGCAAGGCAAGGCTTAGAATTAGCTTAAGAGCGGATTTGGAATGTGGTGATTTAGCGAATTTAAAAAGGCTTTTAGATGAAAATCGATCTCATTAA